One genomic window of Mercenaria mercenaria strain notata chromosome 2, MADL_Memer_1, whole genome shotgun sequence includes the following:
- the LOC123564426 gene encoding uncharacterized protein LOC123564426, producing MGPETERAPYLDRLFENNDKKTPLVKGQPVDLFRLYGAVQERGGMEECQGMPETLEKYKEDLEERLHHMRRRCEEHEKTINHGEAELLYEMGQEPEWVLFLDRIFQNQEKKTPRVKGQPLDLFRLYGAVQERGGMEETEERKLLKAKRDRLNISLQGVQQQKVVASADKVVENVRFCK from the exons ATGGGCCCTGAGACGGAACGGGCGCCATATCTTGAcagattatttgaaaataatgacaagaAAACTCCCCTCGTGAAAGGACAGCCCGTAGATTTATTCCGGCTCTACGGGGCTGTCCAAGAAAGAGGCGGGATGGAGGAG TGCCAAGGAATGCCAGAAACTTTGGAAAAGTATAAGGAA GATTTGGAGGAAAGATTACATCATATGAGGAGGAGATGTGAGGAGCATGAAAAAACAATT AACCATGGTGAAGCAGAACTGCTGTACGAAATGGGCCAAGAGCCAGAATGGGTCCTATTTCTTGACCGGATTTTTCAAAATCAGGAAAAGAAAACTCCCCGTGTGAAAGGACAGCCCTTAGATTTATTTCGGCTGTACGGGGCTGTCCAAGAAAGAGGTGGAATGGAGGAG actGAAGAGAGAAAACTGCTTAAAGCAAAGAGAGACCGTTTAAACATCTCTCTACAAGGAGTACAACAACAGAAAGTTGTAGCTTCTGCTGATAAAGTTGTAGAAAATGTAAGATTTTGTAAGTAA